The genomic interval CTGAGAAAAAGATATCAGATTTTGATAGAAgcaaaataataattcatttattttttatttaatttttagttaatttggcttatttttatatataataaaaagaaaatattgttGTCTATAATTCTCAATTTTGTCATCTCCTAAAATGGGAGATCTTCCTGTATTTATAAGTGTTTCAGAATAATAATTATAGggtaattctacaatgcacccccttaaaagggatgtattgatgcacccttaacttATTTCggcattcataaaaaaaaattaatctaatttttttttcatattcatgtacgttatagctatttaagatatcctacaaaattttgagaaattcggaataatttacactataaaaaacaatgttcaaatactcaattttacacgcgtataaaataaaatagtcacgcgtgcaatacaATATTTTAACatagttttcggcgtgttaaacttttccaaatttcttaaagttttgcaggatgtcttaaataattataacgtacatgaccataaaaaaaaaaaaaaattgactgaaaaattatttcggatgctaaaacagataagggtgcatcaatgtatccattttaaaggtgtgcattgtagaattttccacaATTATATATTTGTACTATAAGTTGTTACAATTATCGCAAGCTATTACATCATTAATTTTatctattataaaaaataattaaaattttaactaaattaCATATACTTATTATCACAAGGCaccatatttaaaaattaataactcaTGGGAACACTGCCAAATGGTTATCTAAAGTACAAGGGCGACACACTATCCAAAGCCTGTAATTCTATTTTTAACATGTGTTTTGATATTTCGTACATAACTCAGGTGTAAAAGTCGGCTACTAAAGCTAGGTTAGTAGTGAGAGAATGATATAGAACAAAGAGAGGTGTCATGGGTTTAAACTCAAAACTTTTAAGTTACAAGATATTAATTGAttgtaatatattattatgCTACGCTAAAAAAAACTCAGGTTGTGTAAGTTTTTCCCTTCCAAAACATCTCATTTCACACCTTCCATAGTTGATAAATCAAGACTGCAGTGGCAGTTAAATAAACATGCTTCTTGATTTGACTAACTTTGGCTCGCTCAATCTAGTTTCAGTTTTCCAATTCAGCCATTGTTGAACTTGATTGAAGCATCTCATGCTAatataacaattaaaaaaaataagtgatCACAACATTCTTTTAACTACTACAAAGAagacaattttaatttttaattattttataggtTAGTTTGGCATAATTGTGCTGTGGGAAAAAATAATTGTAGCTAtatattgtgaaaaaaaaaataactgcaGCAGATAAtataagaaatgtcacttttaccagcgcatttcgcaAACTGCACTGGTAAAAAGAttaaagttttaccagcgtacatttgcagtgactaaaatttaacttttaccagcacatttaCGCGCTGAGAAAAGTCTTTTTTGCCAAcacttttcattttatgctggcaaaagttctaataccaacattgatttgccaaccccctTTTGCCAACATATCAtaggtaaattctattttaccagcgcaatacgaacttttgccagcacaaaaatgtgctggcaaaagtgacatttcttgtagtgagaaCTGTGCAAAAACTGATCAGTTAAgtgtttaataaattataaaattaaaatgttgTGATTTTTTAAGAAACTCTAGATTGATTTGGtttgttaataataaataaaaaaaatataaatataaaatagttCAATGGTTCTCACTAATGTTCAATGGTTCTATGAATGGCTACTTCCAAGCAAGAAGGGGACTAAGACAAGGAGACCCATTAATGTCTCCCTTGCTCTTTGTACTTGGCATGGAGTACCTTAGTAGAATCATGAAGAGTGTAGGTGAAAAGACAGATTTCTTTTTTCATGAGAGATGCAGTGATCTTAAACTAAATCACCTGAGCTTCGCGGATGATGTACTCTTATTTTGTAAAGGTGATTTTAAAAGCATCTATCGAATGCTCCAAGGTCTAAAGTTATTCTCCAACACATCCGGGTTGCAACCAAACAAGAATAAATCAGCAATATATTGCAGTGGCATGAATGAGACTGAAATCAAAAGGGTGGTTGATATGTCTGGTTTTACAAGAGCAGATCTACCATTCAAATATCTAGGCCTCCCCATATGTGCAAAAAGAATCTCTAAGGAAGATTGCAAGCTGCTAGTGGACAAGATGATTGCTCAAATAAAGGTGTGGAGTTCTAGGAACCTTTCATATGTTGGTAGGGCTGTATTCACTACAACAATTAAACCTATTAGCGGCGGCACTATTAGCGGCGGGAactctccgccgctaatactagtAGCGGCGGGCTCAccgctattgctccgccgctattagtattagcggcggaccccgccgctaatactccgccgctaataaatgGGCGGGATAATTTCCGCTCATGCATTTCAAACTATTAGCGGCagactattagcggcgggggtccgccgctaatagtatttttttatttttttttaattttaatactattagcggcggacccccgcCGCTACACCATTTATAAATACCCCCATCAGCCCCACTTCTccaattttccttttcctttcaaaattcaaaaattccTTTAACCCCTCTTCCCCCCATCAGCCCACCACCACCCCGAAGCACTTCACCTCGGCGCACCACCACCCCGATGCACCCCCGACGCACCACCAGCACCATCCCGATGCACCACCGGCCATTTttagtaagtttttttttttaattttacatttgatattatataattttaggtTTTAGATTTGTATATTCAGTTTTTATTGTTGTATGTATATTTTTGATTTATAATCTGGGTGtatatttatgtttagatcggattttttttgtttttgtgatagatctgtatatatattgtgCATTTGggtgtatatataataatatgtgtatatatatacattatttgggtattaattttttattttttgtatatatatattttatttgggtatttattatttgatattgatatatatttcctgtgtatatatataatttatttgggtatttattattttatttgtttatatattaactgtatatacatatatatatttctgtatatatatattcactgtatatatattttttttattgttttatttggggatatatatattttatttgtatattaattgttttatattggtatatattttcactgtatatatatatgtatatattaatgggttatatttttaaaatataatgtattttttttgtatattatatatataatatatgttgtttttgtttatatatgtgtagatttaatatatataattttggtgAGTGTAtatactaaataaatatattttgtaaagtttatatacatattttattgttgtaattttttttacttttttaatttattttgtggaattgaaagtatttatttttgttatttttgttgttatattataatttttatttgatttaattaattttatcggGTATGTTTAATATGTAGTATTATCATAATAAAATGAggatagttaaaaaattatttggtatAATTTTAGGTGTTAAGTTttgtaatttgttattttttaaataaacaaaaatgaaaataatgaaaaaaattaaaaaagtataatataacataaaaatttgaatattaaaaattaaaaagttaaataaaaataatttttttaattttaataaaaattgtaattaaattattaaatttttatgtaagtttttaagaaAAAACATGTTAAtggaattttatgtttttataattttattattataaaaattgagaataaatatagaattaaaaaattataatttaatataaatttattttataaagataaacttttaattttataaactaaataaaaaattagtttaaattgtaataaattatataaatttttaaataagttTATTAGGGAAAATAGATAAGTTTATTAACTTTTAATaagttgttttaaaaaataaatatttaaatctaGAAACTAAGTTTAggagtttttttatataaattaataaataacataaaaattaaatgttattaaagagtaattttttttatttttaaaatttaagttttaattataatttaataaataaattttttattttaatgtgtctaattcataaaatattcataagaTTTTATTAATGTTGAAAAGAATATGTCAATGCTTTGGtatacttataaatatataccaTAGCTTTGTTATATTTCATAACACTTAATAAAACATTCAAATTTTTAATACTTTATTTGTCGCTTAAATTGTAGATGGCGACAATCGATAAGTCTTGGACCAAAATCAGAAATCGTGGTTGCCATGAATTTTGGAATGGTCTACAAGCCTTTTTAGCAATGGCATCAGAACATAAGGATTGTGATGGTAGAATTCGATGTCCTTGTGTGAGATGTATAAATagtaggtttgaaaaaatagataggGTTAGAGCACACGTATTTGATCGAGGTTTCATGCAAGGATATGAGAAGTGGATTTATCACGGCGAGCCTGAGGATGTTGTCGATGATGTAGCAGTTGCCGATGTTGAATCAGAGGATGAAATGATTCCTATTCTAGAAGACTTCTTTCCCCCAACAACAGAGGATGTACAAGGAGAAGATGAACAACCAACCACAAACCCTCAGTTTGATGACTTATTTGAGGAAATTGAAGCTGAATTGTATCCCGGTTGTGATTGGATTTCGTCTCTCAACTTTTTAGCAAAGCTATTGCATAAAAGTTAGAGGAAAAATTCCTAATAACATCTTTGAAGAATTGTTGAAGCTTTTAAAGTTTGCATTTCCGaaggaaaataatattccaCCAACTTACTACGAGGCAAAAAAGAGATTGAAGAAATTAGGCTTGGGTTATGAATCTATCCATGTCTGTTTGTATAATTGTTGCCTATTTTATAAGGAGAATGCATCCAAGGAGGCTTGTCCAGTTTGCGGAACTAGTCGTTGGGTTACTTCCGAGAACGCCAAAGCAAAAAAAGTTCCTTGCAAAGTCATGCGATACTTTCCGTTGACACCTCGGCTTAAAAGATTATATAGTTCGAGGATTACAGCGAAGAGCATGATATGGCATCATACtggaaaatcaaaagatgatggGGTTTTGCGACACCCGGTCGACGGTTTAGCTTGGAAAGACTTTGATGCAAAACATCCCGAGTTTGCAAAGGACCCAAGAAATGTTCGACTTGGGTTAGCTGCTGATGgatttaatccatttggcaacatgagtcTTGCATACAGCATGTGGCCAGTGGTGTTGGCTAACTATAATCTACCACCTTGGTTATGTAtgaaagataattattttttgctatCTACCCTAATTCCtggtgcaaaatctccaggtaaagacatggatatatttttaagaCCTTTGGTGGATGAATTAAAGGAGTTGTGGAATAATGGGTTACCAACGAGAGATAGTTCGACAAACTCGATGTTCACCATGCGTGCTGCGCTTTTGTGGACAGTGAATGATTTTCCTGCTCGTAGTAGCTTGTCTGGGTGGAGTGGTCAAGGTTATAAAGCTTGCCCTACTTGTAATGAAGACACGACGTCCATTCGAGTGATCGGAAAGACATCATATGTTGGTCATCGAAGGTTCTTGCCAAGTAACCATGCAATGAGAAGGGATAATTTTATGTCCTCATTTATAaattaacataattttaaattattttattacatagtACTACTTTGATATCGATGGGAATCCCCATCGAGACCTACTTATGGGGACTTTATATTCGGTGATGGCGGAGCGGTATAGTGAGCGAAAGACACTCAGACACAAGCATTTTaaacaacattacaaaaaaccagaagattgggagacagttctcaaattcccccctgactacttgaataccgagacttggaaaccggtttgcgaattgttcgttagcgaggcatttttgaatcgttcaactaaaaataaatcgaatcggcaactaatgaaatatccaacaacGCAAGGCACAAAATCGTTGGCGTCCATACGCCACGGAATGGTATGTATTAATTCCTTAATTGTTAAatgtttcataaaaaaaaattctttaatagttaataatatttttctcttataataaactaatttaattatttatattcgtATAGGGGGGTCCTCCTGGAGAGCATGTAGTTGAAGCATGGAAGGAGATCCATGTGAAAAAACCGTCTGGAACTTTCGTTAATGAATTAGCTGCAAAAGATTATGTAAgtgaataaaatgatttattattaaaatttatattttatattaattatatattctaataattttgatttaaataggAGGAACTGATCAAGGAGCTTGATAGGAAGAGACTTGAACGACAATCCCAGAGCGATACTGGAACTGAATCTGAATCTGATACTGGTTATCAGTTTGACGTTTTGGAAACAGTTCTAGGCCAAAGATCTGACTATCAAAGAGGCGTGGGTAAAAGGCTCAAGGGCAAAGGAAAGAAACCAATCCCTCAAACTCAATCGACGGTGCCTCCCCAACCAACTACTGAAATGATGAGCACTGTGGCAGAAATATTCTCAGCTATGCGTGCCACTTGGGGGGGTAATTTGACGCCTGAACAACGTGCTCAAATATTTAATCCACGTTTTGACAATTTTATTCAAACGTATAGTCAGTCGCAGTCGCCTGGTGGTTCGTCTTCTCAGAGTTATGCCGCTCCTCcggaacagcaacaacaacctcctCAACCACAACAGCCGTCTTCGCAACAACAATTCCAAAGTTTGTCACAGCagcaatttgaaaattttttgcagcagcaaccccaatcttttcctcagcagtttcctcagcagcaacaacagtcTGCTCCGCCATTGGGAAATCAGTTCTTGTACCGAACACCATCAGAGTCTCCTCCGCTCGGCTCAAACTTTGctgattttggattatttgggagttcatcgcaggagaaccaattttattcaactcccattttcaaccaagctgagctcggtaatttaacgct from Cannabis sativa cultivar Pink pepper isolate KNU-18-1 chromosome 4, ASM2916894v1, whole genome shotgun sequence carries:
- the LOC133037377 gene encoding RNA polymerase II degradation factor 1-like, producing MMSTVAEIFSAMRATWGGNLTPEQRAQIFNPRFDNFIQTYSQSQSPGGSSSQSYAAPPEQQQQPPQPQQPSSQQQFQSLSQQQFENFLQQQPQSFPQQFPQQQQQSAPPLGNQFLYRTPSESPPLGSNFADFGLFGSSSQENQFYSTPIFNQAELGNLTLGLSSDQAYVPSPPRASGTRTENNPDQDFIIRDLNEDVNE